Proteins from a genomic interval of Antedon mediterranea chromosome 5, ecAntMedi1.1, whole genome shotgun sequence:
- the LOC140050352 gene encoding serine/threonine-protein kinase PAK 3-like — MFNGGGRMDSDETPPAPPLRITSTLGKDAKLDGNNMKPLPNTPAEEKKESKKKLKFWHQRSDDKNSKIRPQISLPTSFEHTVHVGFDIVTGEFTGMPEHWAKLLTMANITKNEQQKNPQAVLDVLNFYDSSKQGVNEKFMMSNVKVVTTAKKNAGSIEDTLSSVSISEKPSKASVEDDDNESEAPPPVAPRPEHTRSKYYSRIEPPPQPAEPKTPPAAQTPMERTREKQKKKKMSDEEILERLRSIVSVGDPKKKYTKFEKIGQGASGVVYTAIEIATGNEVAIKQMNLQQQPKKELIINEILVMRENKNPNIVNYVDSYLVAEELWVVMEFLAGGSLTDVVTETCMDEGQIASVCRECLQALQFLHENGVIHRDIKSDNILLGMDGNVKLTDFGFCAQITPENSKRTTMVGTPYWMAPEVVTRKQYGPKVDIWSLGIMAIEMIEGEPPYLNENPLRALYLIATNGTPEIQHPDKLTPVFRDFLSKCLDMDVDKRASSGELLQHPFLRKSKPLLSLVPLILAAKETLKQH, encoded by the exons ATGTTCAACGGTGGCGGTAGAATGGATAGTGATGAAACTCCTCCGGCGCCCCCTCTCAGGATAACCAGTACCCTGGGGAAGGATGCCAAGTTGGACGGCAATAATATGAAACCCCTACCAAACACACCAGCAGAGGAAAAGAAAGaaagtaaaaagaaattaaaattttgGCACCAACGCAGCGATGATAAAA ATAGTAAAATCAGACCACAAATTTCCCTACCCACAAGTTTTGAACACACGGTACATGTTGGATTCGACATTGTCACGGGCGAATTCACA GGGATGCCGGAACATTGGGCAAAACTGCTAACGATGGCAAACATCACAAAAAATGAACAACAGAAGAATCCACAAGCTGTGTTGGACGTGCTTAACTTCTACGACTCGTCTAAACAAGGCGTCAACGAAAAGTTTATGATGTCAAATGTAAAAGTTGTTA CCACAGCGAAGAAGAATGCTGGAAGCATAGAAGacacattaagctctgtctcaATATCAGAG aaaccaAGTAAAGCTTCTGTAgaggatgatgataatgaatccGAAGCACCCCCTCCAGTGGCACCAAGGCCTGAGCACACACGTTCAAAATATTACTCGCGCATCGAACCACCTCCACAGCCGGCTGAACCAAAAACGCCGCCAGCAGCACAAACGCCGATGGAGAGAACtcgagaaaaacaaaaaaagaagaagatGAGTGATGAAGAAATTCTTGAAAGATTAA GGTCCATTGTGAGTGTAGGTGATCCTAAAAAGAAGTACACAAAATTTGAGAAGATAGGACAAGGTGCATCTGGGGTGGTGTACACAGCAATTGAAATTGCTACTGGAAAcgaa GTCGCTATCAAACAGATGAACTTACAACAGCAGCCCAAGAAAGAATtgattattaatgaaattcttGTGATGCGAGAGAATAAGAATCCAAATATAGTCAACTATGTAGACAGCTACCTCGTAGCTGAGGAATTATGG gTTGTAATGGAATTTCTTGCTGGTGGCTCCCTCACAGATGTCGTCACAGAAACCTGTATGGATGAAGGTCAAATCGCAAGTGTGTGTAGAGAA TGTTTGCAGGCTTTACAGTTCTTACATGAGAATGGTGTGATCCACAGAGATATTAAGAGTGATAATATACTGTTAGGAATGGATGGAAACGTCAAATTAA CTGATTTTGGTTTTTGCGCTCAAATAACTCCAGAAAACAGCAAGAGAACCACAATGGTAGGCACACCCTACTGGATGGCCCCAGAGGTGGTTACAAGGAAGCAATATGGGCCTAAGGTTGACATATGGAGTCTAGGTATCATGGCCATTGAGATGATTGAGGGTGAACCACCATATCTGAATGAAAACCCTCTAAGA GCACTATATTTGATAGCAACGAATGGTACTCCGGAAATTCAACATCCGGACAAGCTAACGCCAGTATTTCGTGACTTTCTGTCGAAATGTTTGGATATGGACGTAGACAAGCGTGCATCAAGTGGAGAACTTTTACAG CACCCATTTCTTAGGAAATCTAAGCCGCTTCTAAGTTTGGTGCCATTAATCTTGGCTGCAAAAGAAACCCTCAAGCAACACTGA